From the Vigna radiata var. radiata cultivar VC1973A unplaced genomic scaffold, Vradiata_ver6 scaffold_222, whole genome shotgun sequence genome, one window contains:
- the LOC106753365 gene encoding protein TRIGALACTOSYLDIACYLGLYCEROL 2, chloroplastic translates to MIKNYQLHASTLPSALSSTRITLPGISVNCMPCLPFRPLRKINTIRATSTDGGHIEQSPASGSTNPLAVVLDIPRTLWRQTMRPLGDFGFGGRSIWEGGVGLFIVSGAVLFALSLAWLKGFQMRSKFRKYTATFEFDQACGISTGTPVRIRGVTVGDVIRVNPSLRSIEAIVEIEDDKTIIPRNSLVEVNQSGLLMETIIDITPRDPIPTPSTGPLDQECSKEGLIVCDREKIKGIEGVSLDKLVGIFTRLGQDVEKIGIANSYSLAERAASIIEEAKPLLTKMKAMAEDVQPLLTEVRDSNLLKEVENLTRSLTQASDDLRRVHSSIMTPENTELLQKSIYTLIFTLKNIENVSSDILGFTGDETTRKNLKLLIKSLSRLL, encoded by the exons ATGATTAAGAACTATCAATTGCATGCTTCAACTTTGCCAAGTGCTTTATCTTCGACCCGGATTACTCTACCTGGAATTTCTGTGAATTGTATGCCCTGCCTTCCCTTTAGACCTCTGAGAAAAATCAACACCATAAGAGCTACATCAACAGATGGAGGCCACATTGAACAATCGCCAGCTTCAGGATCAACTAATCCTCTTGCTGTTGTTTTGGACATTCCTCGTACCCTTTGGAGGCAAACGATGCGTCCATTAGGCGATTTTGGATTTGGTGGAAGGAGCATATGGGAAGGTGGGGTAGGATTGTTTATAGTTTCAGGTGCAGTACTGTTTGCTCTTAGTTTGGCCTGGTTGAAGGGTTTCCAAATGCGATCCAAATTCAGGAAGTACACAGCAACATTTGAGTTTGATCAGGCTTGTGGAATATCCACTGGAACTCCCGTGAGGATCAGAGGGGTCACTGTTGGAGATGTCATTCGTGTGAATCCTTCCCTAAGAAGTATTGAAGCCATAGTTGAG ATTGAAGACGATAAAACAATCATACCACGGAATTCATTGGTTGAAGTTAATCAGTCAGGACTTCTTATGGAAACTATAATTGACATTACTCCTCGTGATCCTATTCCAACGCCTTCAACTGGACCTCTTGACCAAGAATGTTCCAAAGAAGGACTCATTGTGTGTGATAGAGAAAAGATTAAGGGTATAGAAGGAGTAAGTTTGGATAAATTGGTTGGGATTTTTACTCGTCTTGGGCAAGATGTAGAGAAAATTGGCATTGCTAATAGCTATTCATTGGCTGAACGAGCTGCTTCTATTATTGAAGAAGCGAAACCACTTCTTACAAAG ATGAAAGCCATGGCTGAAGATGTTCAACCTTTGTTGACTGAAGTTCGTGATAGTAACCTGTTGAAGGAAGTTGAGAATTTAACCAGAAGCCTTACACAAGCATCTGATGATTTGAG AAGGGTACATTCATCCATTATGACCCCTGAGAACACTGAACTGCTCCAAAAGTCTATATATACTCTTATTTTTACGCTGAAGAACATTGAG AATGTTAGCTCTGATATTTTGGGTTTCACTGGTGATGAAACTACcagaaagaatttgaaattactTATCAAATCCCTCAGCAGGTTATTGTGA